One genomic segment of Novisyntrophococcus fermenticellae includes these proteins:
- a CDS encoding LacI family DNA-binding transcriptional regulator: MKKDQFLYKQVQQDIKNKIQVGELKDGVCLPSGIELAEEYGVSTITITSALNALKEEGYLVRIKGKGSFIRVPADEEKDIPENSALQTVSSGREPVIGLVLEHVSSCFGLDMLYAFDCCACEAGYRLYVRFSYGDRKKESDEINYLKSLEVCGIIVMPCHGTYYNTEILKLVIEQYPVVLIDKQMEGIPVSSVRTDNHLAMKQLVDYLVDMGRKRIGFITAWENGTSSLRERRKGFWNAIEGAGLPQMPECDLEEGPDLGIFSDEFNTDWAHEIAEYLRQNPDLDAVVCAEYGVARCLGSSGEEMEKKGILVCCMDEDYLSPGNSHFTHIRQNERKIASEAMGLLLQQIRQEADYKQGDYLVPGIFVTI, translated from the coding sequence ATGAAGAAGGATCAGTTTTTGTATAAGCAGGTACAGCAGGATATCAAGAACAAGATACAAGTGGGAGAACTGAAGGATGGTGTCTGTCTTCCATCCGGTATAGAGCTGGCAGAAGAGTATGGAGTGAGTACGATTACGATAACCAGCGCACTCAATGCGCTAAAAGAAGAGGGATATCTGGTCCGAATCAAGGGTAAGGGAAGCTTTATCAGGGTTCCGGCAGACGAAGAGAAGGACATCCCTGAAAACTCTGCGCTTCAGACGGTATCATCCGGAAGGGAGCCTGTCATAGGACTGGTGCTTGAACATGTGTCCTCGTGCTTTGGACTAGATATGCTGTATGCGTTCGACTGTTGTGCGTGCGAAGCCGGTTATCGTCTATATGTGAGATTTTCCTATGGAGACAGGAAAAAGGAAAGTGATGAAATTAATTACCTCAAGAGCCTGGAGGTATGCGGCATTATTGTGATGCCCTGTCACGGGACCTATTATAATACGGAGATACTGAAACTTGTCATTGAACAATACCCGGTGGTACTTATCGATAAACAGATGGAAGGTATCCCGGTTTCCTCTGTTCGTACAGATAACCATCTTGCGATGAAACAACTGGTCGATTATCTGGTGGATATGGGCAGAAAAAGAATCGGGTTTATAACTGCATGGGAGAATGGTACATCCTCTCTCCGTGAAAGGCGGAAGGGCTTTTGGAATGCTATCGAAGGAGCAGGTCTCCCGCAGATGCCGGAATGCGACCTGGAAGAAGGTCCGGATCTGGGAATATTCTCCGATGAGTTCAACACAGACTGGGCACATGAGATAGCAGAGTATCTGCGGCAGAACCCGGATCTGGACGCAGTGGTATGTGCAGAATATGGGGTGGCCAGATGCCTTGGAAGCTCCGGAGAGGAAATGGAGAAAAAAGGAATTCTGGTGTGCTGCATGGATGAAGATTATCTTTCACCCGGGAACAGCCACTTTACACATATAAGACAAAATGAAAGAAAAATTGCTTCCGAAGCGATGGGATTATTGCTTCAGCAGATACGTCAGGAAGCGGATTATAAACAGGGAGATTACCTCGTGCCCGGAATTTTTGTTACGATTTAG
- a CDS encoding ATP-grasp fold amidoligase family protein, producing the protein MGEFDYYLKWFLRKRLSGINRVMCKGVGISEWKTLLTKVVLHRQIDLKNPRKLNEKILWMEYHTDSEIRSRLSDKYEVRKYIAEKGYADTLIPIHGLYESVGEIDFETLPERFVLKATHGCDMNYICRNKQEMRISKVKKRIHLWMNTNLAYMSLEMHYLPITPRILCEQYLDTGSEEMIDYKFHCSDGQVRFILVCTERSRKKYLNVFDLNWKQLHVIVGAKENPEEPPVPARFHEMIRMANRLAEGIPFVRVDLYMVRGRIFFGEMTFTPATGVLFHFSDEFLLKQGQYCMTE; encoded by the coding sequence ATGGGAGAGTTTGACTATTATTTAAAGTGGTTTTTGAGAAAAAGATTAAGTGGGATAAATAGAGTTATGTGCAAAGGTGTGGGTATCTCTGAATGGAAAACACTTCTTACAAAAGTGGTCTTGCACCGTCAAATTGATCTCAAAAACCCCAGGAAATTAAATGAAAAGATTCTGTGGATGGAGTATCATACAGATTCGGAAATAAGGAGCAGATTATCGGACAAGTATGAGGTGCGGAAGTATATTGCAGAAAAGGGCTATGCAGACACGCTGATTCCGATTCATGGACTTTATGAAAGTGTCGGTGAAATTGATTTTGAAACTTTGCCGGAGCGTTTTGTACTGAAGGCAACCCATGGATGCGACATGAATTATATTTGCAGAAATAAACAGGAGATGCGTATAAGCAAAGTGAAGAAGAGAATCCATCTATGGATGAATACGAATCTGGCCTATATGTCTCTGGAAATGCACTATCTGCCGATCACTCCCAGAATTTTATGTGAGCAGTACCTGGACACAGGAAGCGAGGAAATGATAGATTATAAATTTCACTGCAGTGACGGTCAGGTGAGATTTATACTTGTATGTACAGAACGCAGCCGGAAGAAATATTTAAATGTATTTGATCTGAACTGGAAGCAGCTGCACGTGATCGTGGGGGCAAAAGAAAATCCGGAGGAGCCGCCCGTCCCTGCCCGCTTTCATGAGATGATTCGGATGGCAAATCGTCTGGCAGAAGGTATCCCATTTGTACGGGTTGATTTATATATGGTGCGCGGCAGAATTTTCTTTGGTGAGATGACGTTTACTCCGGCAACCGGAGTGTTGTTTCATTTTTCAGATGAGTTTCTACTGAAGCAGGGTCAGTATTGCATGACCGAATAG
- a CDS encoding CpsD/CapB family tyrosine-protein kinase: MSGKKLQKRKGYEDIRPEILGGDSPFVYKEAYKKLRTNINFLSVNSSYKKIIITSAIPNEGKSSVAINLAATLAEKGEKVLLLDCDLRKPSIGQYIGNRKDWKTSLTDLLMGEVLPEKISIYRHPELNFSYIPCGHIPPNPAELLGSVRMKELLQSFGKMFDYVICDTPPVSVVTDAALLSSYCDGVLMVIRQKYTSKEQVRAAKQNLDAVHADIIGGVLNRYDIKGDIRDKSGRYGYYYEYKSGK; the protein is encoded by the coding sequence ATGTCAGGAAAAAAGCTGCAAAAAAGAAAAGGGTATGAAGATATACGGCCGGAAATATTAGGCGGGGATTCTCCTTTTGTGTATAAAGAGGCATATAAAAAATTACGTACAAATATAAATTTTCTTTCTGTAAACAGTAGTTATAAAAAGATTATTATTACCAGTGCCATACCGAACGAGGGAAAGAGCAGCGTGGCGATTAATCTGGCGGCAACTCTCGCTGAAAAAGGCGAGAAGGTTCTGCTCCTGGATTGTGATCTGCGAAAACCCTCTATCGGCCAATATATCGGCAATCGAAAGGATTGGAAAACCAGTCTGACGGACTTGCTGATGGGGGAGGTACTTCCGGAAAAAATCAGCATATACCGGCATCCGGAACTGAATTTTTCTTATATCCCGTGCGGACACATACCACCAAATCCGGCCGAGCTTCTGGGCTCCGTCAGGATGAAGGAGTTACTACAGTCGTTTGGCAAAATGTTTGATTACGTGATCTGTGATACCCCGCCGGTTTCCGTGGTAACAGACGCCGCACTGCTGAGCAGCTATTGTGACGGTGTTTTGATGGTCATACGTCAGAAGTATACAAGCAAAGAACAGGTACGTGCGGCGAAGCAGAATCTGGATGCCGTTCATGCCGATATCATAGGGGGCGTACTGAATCGGTATGATATTAAAGGAGACATCCGGGACAAAAGTGGACGGTATGGCTATTATTATGAATATAAAAGCGGTAAATAA
- a CDS encoding ABC transporter substrate-binding protein, with protein MKKRNLAVGACLMAMSLALGACGGKDSPDPAAESGTAAESKEGDKTETPKAEGTVKILASVTGGKDEEEMKLFQEALSKGTGLDIVMEKPASDYTQVMMQKLSGGEKYDLIYLNASDYDNLIAQDALLDITDRIKASKILTDNIDPKEWEDITIDGKIYAGFNKKEVHRVVALNNTMLKAAGIDYKSIEPTMDGYYDVFRKLKENSSDSDFYPFNTILSETWDLQPWMAAEGLKNGVVLDDAGKKYAPYAEEEAGPVWEWFKKLYDDGLMDPAAFVDKTKDMRNKMGASSKKNAVTADWVAWVGLHNANAAAGGISTDEYEIVSLPGLKTPEGSYMLAKGAASLFGVPANAENPDGAIKVLEYFASQEGGNLLSTGIEGHDYTGSEGNYEYTEIGASHAGDHGAPFPIYKDYQPLFPHAAGVDEALSYGDYAAIDMIIPNEGDYKEIIGKWGIKMIKGEVSTEDGLSGMRQELVDRKVTDR; from the coding sequence ATGAAAAAAAGAAATCTGGCAGTAGGTGCATGTTTAATGGCAATGTCACTCGCTTTAGGTGCGTGCGGAGGGAAGGACAGTCCGGACCCGGCTGCAGAATCGGGTACTGCGGCAGAGAGCAAGGAAGGGGATAAGACAGAGACTCCAAAAGCAGAGGGTACGGTAAAGATACTGGCTTCCGTTACCGGAGGAAAAGATGAAGAGGAGATGAAGCTGTTCCAGGAAGCACTTTCTAAGGGTACTGGTCTTGACATAGTCATGGAAAAGCCTGCTTCTGATTACACGCAGGTGATGATGCAAAAATTAAGCGGCGGTGAAAAGTATGATCTGATTTATCTGAACGCCAGCGATTACGATAATCTTATTGCGCAGGACGCGCTTCTGGATATTACAGACCGCATAAAAGCATCCAAGATTCTGACAGATAATATCGATCCTAAAGAATGGGAGGATATTACAATTGATGGAAAAATATATGCGGGGTTCAATAAGAAAGAAGTACATAGGGTTGTGGCTTTGAATAATACCATGTTAAAAGCTGCGGGAATTGATTATAAGTCTATCGAACCTACCATGGACGGTTATTATGATGTCTTCCGGAAACTGAAGGAGAATAGTTCAGATTCCGATTTCTACCCATTTAATACAATTTTGTCAGAAACGTGGGATCTGCAGCCATGGATGGCAGCAGAAGGATTGAAGAACGGGGTCGTGCTTGATGATGCAGGGAAAAAGTATGCACCGTATGCAGAGGAGGAAGCAGGACCTGTCTGGGAGTGGTTTAAAAAGCTTTATGACGATGGCCTTATGGATCCGGCTGCATTTGTAGATAAGACAAAGGATATGAGAAACAAGATGGGAGCTTCTTCCAAAAAGAATGCGGTGACAGCCGATTGGGTTGCGTGGGTAGGATTACACAATGCCAATGCTGCAGCAGGTGGAATATCCACCGATGAATATGAAATAGTTTCTCTTCCGGGGCTTAAGACACCTGAAGGTTCCTATATGCTTGCAAAAGGCGCTGCCAGTCTCTTTGGTGTCCCGGCTAATGCAGAAAATCCGGACGGCGCAATCAAGGTATTAGAGTATTTTGCAAGCCAGGAAGGCGGCAATCTGCTTTCCACAGGAATTGAGGGACACGATTATACGGGAAGCGAAGGAAACTATGAATACACAGAAATCGGTGCTTCACATGCAGGTGACCACGGAGCTCCGTTCCCGATTTACAAGGATTACCAGCCCTTGTTCCCTCATGCAGCCGGAGTTGATGAGGCCTTAAGCTACGGTGATTATGCGGCCATAGATATGATTATCCCGAATGAAGGCGATTATAAAGAAATTATAGGAAAATGGGGAATTAAGATGATTAAGGGGGAAGTGTCCACAGAGGATGGCCTTAGTGGAATGAGGCAAGAGCTGGTAGACAGAAAAGTCACAGACCGATAG
- a CDS encoding YveK family protein — translation MELSRENKTRNINISELISLLKQNVFLLAGLCLIFGLTGFGVAKFAMTPVYEAEAKMIVNTGKEEGIDITSDQITSAKNLVGTYSIIIRSRTVLIPVIENLNLSLDYEELQKKVTVTAMEGTQVMEITARDSNPELAEKIVAEILKISPQIIMDTVEAGSVKTIEGAYQSGKEVAPDKLKITVISALLGFMTAVVIITFRFWSDNTYQSAQDIEEDIGIPVLGKIPSMESCAAVERKEKGRKGRAEYVRKKAAKKKRV, via the coding sequence ATGGAATTAAGCAGAGAAAACAAGACCCGCAATATAAATATTTCAGAATTGATTTCACTGTTGAAGCAGAATGTGTTTCTGCTGGCAGGTTTGTGTCTGATATTTGGACTGACCGGATTCGGAGTAGCAAAGTTTGCCATGACGCCGGTTTACGAAGCGGAGGCGAAGATGATTGTCAACACTGGAAAAGAGGAGGGAATAGATATTACAAGTGACCAGATTACATCGGCAAAGAATCTTGTAGGTACATATTCCATTATCATTCGGAGCAGGACGGTTCTGATACCGGTCATTGAAAATCTGAATCTCTCATTAGACTATGAAGAGCTGCAGAAAAAAGTAACGGTTACGGCGATGGAGGGAACACAGGTCATGGAGATAACTGCCAGAGATTCCAATCCGGAACTTGCTGAGAAGATTGTCGCCGAGATACTGAAAATCTCTCCCCAGATTATTATGGATACTGTAGAGGCCGGTTCTGTGAAAACGATTGAAGGTGCATACCAGTCGGGAAAAGAAGTGGCACCGGATAAATTGAAAATCACCGTGATTTCGGCACTTTTAGGATTTATGACGGCAGTTGTAATTATTACATTCCGGTTCTGGTCAGATAATACCTATCAATCGGCGCAGGATATTGAAGAAGATATCGGAATTCCTGTTCTGGGAAAAATACCGTCGATGGAGAGCTGCGCAGCTGTGGAGCGTAAAGAAAAGGGAAGGAAGGGACGTGCAGAATATGTCAGGAAAAAAGCTGCAAAAAAGAAAAGGGTATGA
- a CDS encoding ABC transporter permease subunit, which yields MKGQLKRKIIRYKGIYILLIPVLVYFLVFSYYPLVLGIFKSFQKVKLLGGSQFVGFSNYKEILLDAQYQQAFWNSLIVGGGTFILQFFWGILIAVLLNETRNKVSRSLFQTVTYIPNLLSWSVVGGLWITILSPNGMVNGILKLLNNSNFSPIVFMSEEVYARTIMIFTGAWKGAGYFAALFMAAIVGIDTSLYESARIDGASRIKQIRYITLPVITPTMKVVTVLSVMGILRNFDQIFIMSNAAISDKIKNLLVLIYEQGIIQFNVGTATAAATIVLLATFIISTVVKKILKYDEIYS from the coding sequence TTGAAAGGACAGCTTAAACGAAAGATTATAAGGTATAAGGGAATCTACATCCTGCTTATCCCGGTTCTGGTGTATTTCCTGGTGTTTTCTTATTATCCTTTGGTATTGGGGATTTTTAAAAGCTTTCAAAAGGTCAAACTTTTAGGCGGCTCCCAGTTTGTAGGATTTTCCAATTATAAGGAAATCCTATTGGATGCTCAGTATCAACAGGCGTTTTGGAACAGTCTGATTGTAGGTGGAGGAACCTTTATTCTTCAGTTCTTCTGGGGAATCCTGATTGCAGTATTGCTAAATGAAACCAGAAATAAGGTAAGCAGGTCTCTTTTTCAGACGGTGACATACATTCCAAATCTACTTTCGTGGTCGGTTGTCGGGGGATTATGGATTACCATACTTTCACCCAATGGAATGGTGAACGGTATTTTAAAACTTCTGAATAACAGTAATTTTTCACCGATTGTTTTTATGTCAGAGGAAGTCTATGCGAGAACGATTATGATATTTACCGGAGCCTGGAAAGGTGCGGGGTATTTTGCAGCCCTGTTCATGGCGGCAATCGTCGGGATTGATACATCCTTGTATGAATCTGCCAGAATTGACGGAGCCAGCAGAATCAAGCAGATTCGCTATATAACGCTCCCGGTAATCACGCCCACCATGAAGGTCGTTACGGTTCTGTCTGTTATGGGCATTTTAAGGAATTTTGACCAGATATTCATTATGTCTAATGCGGCTATAAGCGATAAGATAAAGAACCTTCTGGTTCTGATCTATGAGCAGGGGATTATCCAGTTCAATGTGGGAACCGCCACGGCAGCAGCCAC
- a CDS encoding rubrerythrin family protein: protein MAVKNAMTSDFLHSAYGGESMAHMRYLIWGDIADKEGFTNVGRLFRAIAYAEQVHASNHFREIGGSTADATVTAGAVFGNGKTAENLQGAINGELHEVEQMYPVYLNAAEFQDEKGAKRSFHYALEAEKIHADLFQKALDAVKAGKDMELEKIYICPVCGHTILDAAPEKCPVCGAKQEKYVEF from the coding sequence ATGGCAGTAAAGAATGCAATGACTTCGGATTTTCTTCACTCCGCATACGGCGGCGAGAGCATGGCGCACATGCGTTATCTTATCTGGGGTGACATCGCAGATAAGGAAGGCTTTACAAATGTGGGCAGGCTCTTCCGTGCGATTGCCTATGCGGAACAGGTGCATGCAAGTAACCATTTTCGCGAAATCGGCGGTTCCACGGCGGATGCAACAGTGACAGCCGGCGCCGTTTTTGGAAACGGAAAAACAGCCGAAAACCTGCAGGGGGCCATCAATGGAGAACTGCATGAGGTAGAACAGATGTATCCGGTCTATCTGAATGCGGCAGAATTCCAGGATGAAAAGGGTGCGAAACGCTCCTTCCATTATGCTTTGGAAGCGGAGAAAATCCATGCGGATCTGTTCCAAAAAGCCCTTGATGCGGTTAAAGCCGGCAAGGATATGGAATTAGAGAAGATTTACATCTGTCCGGTATGCGGACACACGATTCTTGATGCGGCACCGGAGAAATGTCCGGTATGCGGCGCAAAACAGGAAAAGTATGTAGAGTTCTGA